In the Spirochaetota bacterium genome, one interval contains:
- a CDS encoding PAS domain S-box protein, whose product MDPVQTILIVEDEAITGISQARTLEHEGYNVIHVLSGEEAIDLFRSHEQTIDLILMDIDLGGGMDGTEAAREILKVYDVPVLFLSSHTEKEIVEKTEKITSYGYVVKNSGITVLAASIKMAFKLHEAHRNIGEHKQEIEAAYEELQATNEQLEAANAELMLFQRELMERERILKESETHYRLLAENMDDVVWVMGNDFRFTYISPSIRKLRGIDPEEAMEESPTDTFPHESLPQLFQAYGKGLQAMTDGHIQDCRVEVEQYRKDGSTVWVEILFKVLRDDRGEQIGFMGVSRDISARKKLENVLKENEERYRQLVDNAGEAIVVAQDNRLKFTNPMASTLTGFTGEELQSRPFIEFVHPNDRALVASRHAARFTGGESPPVYQFRLLNKDGGYRWIEINVVGFM is encoded by the coding sequence ATGGACCCAGTACAGACCATACTCATTGTCGAAGACGAAGCCATTACCGGCATATCCCAAGCCAGGACCCTCGAACATGAAGGTTACAATGTCATTCATGTCCTGAGCGGCGAAGAGGCCATCGACCTGTTCCGCAGCCATGAACAAACCATAGACCTCATCCTCATGGATATTGACCTGGGCGGCGGCATGGACGGCACCGAGGCCGCCCGGGAAATCCTGAAGGTCTACGATGTGCCGGTGCTCTTCCTGTCATCCCACACGGAAAAGGAAATCGTCGAAAAAACGGAAAAAATAACATCCTACGGCTATGTCGTAAAAAACAGCGGCATCACCGTGCTTGCCGCTTCCATCAAGATGGCCTTCAAGCTCCACGAGGCCCACAGGAACATCGGGGAGCACAAACAGGAGATCGAAGCAGCCTACGAGGAGCTGCAGGCCACCAACGAACAGCTGGAGGCGGCCAACGCCGAGCTTATGCTGTTTCAGCGTGAGCTCATGGAGCGCGAAAGGATACTCAAGGAGAGCGAAACCCATTACCGCCTCCTGGCGGAGAACATGGACGATGTCGTCTGGGTAATGGGCAACGATTTCCGCTTTACCTACATCAGCCCTTCCATACGCAAGCTTCGCGGTATCGATCCCGAAGAGGCCATGGAGGAGTCGCCCACTGACACATTCCCTCACGAATCACTGCCGCAGCTGTTCCAGGCATACGGCAAAGGACTGCAGGCCATGACGGACGGACATATCCAGGACTGCCGCGTTGAAGTCGAGCAGTACCGTAAAGACGGCTCGACGGTATGGGTTGAAATATTGTTCAAGGTCCTCCGTGACGACAGGGGCGAGCAGATAGGATTCATGGGAGTGTCCCGCGACATATCCGCGCGCAAAAAACTGGAGAATGTGCTCAAGGAGAACGAGGAGCGCTACCGGCAGCTGGTGGATAACGCCGGCGAGGCCATCGTCGTGGCCCAGGATAACAGGCTCAAATTCACGAACCCCATGGCGAGCACCCTGACCGGCTTTACCGGGGAAGAGCTGCAATCGCGCCCCTTCATCGAATTCGTTCATCCCAACGACAGGGCCCTGGTGGCGAGCCGCCATGCCGCCCGTTTTACCGGCGGTGAATCGCCGCCGGTGTACCAGTTCAGGCTTCTCAACAAGGACGGAGGATACCGGTGGATCGAAATCAACGTGGTCGGATTCATGTGA
- a CDS encoding PAS domain S-box protein, with translation MAIAISRNTTFIYVNRMFTNMFGYSSSEELIGRPIGDMVAEQDAPVFINRARKREEGADVENQYETTGLRPDGSRFPITGAVARVNLPDGPASIGFFQDITSHRNAEEALEKTVMEKEILLKELHHRVKNNLNVVSSLLGLEMEKLADEGARQVFTNALSRINSMAVIYEQLNRTSKLAEVNLGLYIMDLAELTFKTYAQDPQCIHLETRTVDMELDIKRAVPLGIILNELVSNAIKSAYPPGVKGTIRIDLENTGGRITLRVSDDGPGFPPGFDPEITDTLGLKLVSTLAKQIDADLTIKNGKGATVEVAFTL, from the coding sequence ATGGCCATTGCCATCTCGCGGAACACGACGTTTATCTACGTGAACCGGATGTTCACAAACATGTTCGGCTACAGCTCTTCGGAAGAGCTGATCGGGCGGCCCATCGGCGATATGGTCGCCGAACAGGACGCTCCCGTCTTCATCAACCGGGCCAGAAAACGCGAGGAAGGCGCGGACGTTGAGAATCAATACGAAACAACGGGACTCCGGCCGGACGGGAGCCGGTTCCCCATCACCGGAGCGGTAGCCCGGGTCAATCTTCCCGACGGTCCGGCGTCCATCGGTTTTTTCCAGGACATCACCAGTCACAGGAACGCCGAAGAGGCGCTGGAGAAAACGGTCATGGAAAAGGAGATACTGCTGAAGGAGCTCCATCACCGGGTGAAGAACAACCTCAATGTCGTTTCCAGCCTCCTCGGGCTGGAGATGGAAAAACTGGCCGACGAGGGCGCGCGGCAGGTCTTCACCAACGCCCTGTCGCGAATCAACTCGATGGCGGTAATCTATGAACAGCTCAACCGGACATCCAAACTGGCCGAAGTGAACCTGGGTCTGTATATAATGGACCTGGCGGAACTGACATTTAAAACCTATGCCCAAGATCCGCAATGTATTCATCTTGAAACCAGGACCGTCGATATGGAGCTTGACATCAAGCGCGCCGTGCCCCTGGGGATCATTCTGAACGAGCTCGTCTCAAATGCGATAAAAAGCGCCTATCCCCCGGGAGTGAAAGGCACAATCAGGATCGACCTGGAAAACACCGGTGGCAGGATAACCCTGCGCGTGTCCGACGACGGCCCGGGGTTCCCTCCCGGATTCGATCCCGAAATCACCGACACCCTGGGATTGAAGCTGGTTTCCACCCTGGCAAAACAGATCGACGCAGACCTGACCATAAAAAATGGGAAAGGTGCGACCGTAGAGGTGGCATTCACGCTGTGA
- a CDS encoding TPM domain-containing protein, which produces MKNLVNRFLTEEDRARITATVKKVEGTTSGEIVPMVVSSSGAYSLSGVIGAMALSVPIAIVGTYFAGPLVRVVMGDLWVFLGIEAVLFLAGYLMFGNVALLRRLFISEDEMLDEVRTAALASFYEKGLHRTKDETGVLIYVSIFERKVWVLGDRGIHAKVGDDAWKEIVAMIVDGIKNGRQGEAICRAVERAGEVLRTHFPVKKGDRDELPNLIEGK; this is translated from the coding sequence ATGAAGAACCTGGTGAACAGATTTCTTACTGAAGAGGACAGGGCGCGGATAACGGCGACGGTGAAAAAGGTCGAAGGGACCACGTCAGGGGAGATCGTGCCGATGGTGGTGTCATCGAGCGGGGCCTATTCCCTGTCCGGCGTTATCGGCGCGATGGCCCTGTCGGTGCCGATTGCCATCGTGGGGACCTACTTCGCCGGGCCGCTGGTCCGCGTGGTCATGGGGGACCTGTGGGTCTTCCTCGGCATCGAGGCGGTACTCTTCCTCGCCGGGTACCTCATGTTCGGCAACGTGGCGTTGCTCAGGAGGCTCTTCATCTCCGAGGATGAGATGCTGGACGAGGTGCGCACGGCAGCCCTGGCGAGCTTCTACGAGAAGGGCCTCCACCGCACGAAGGACGAAACGGGCGTGCTGATATACGTATCCATTTTCGAGAGGAAGGTATGGGTCCTCGGCGACCGCGGCATCCATGCCAAAGTGGGGGACGACGCCTGGAAAGAGATCGTGGCGATGATCGTCGACGGCATCAAGAATGGCAGGCAGGGAGAGGCCATCTGCCGGGCCGTGGAGCGCGCCGGCGAGGTCCTCAGGACCCATTTCCCCGTAAAAAAAGGGGACAGGGACGAGCTCCCGAACCTTATAGAAGGAAAATGA
- a CDS encoding TPM domain-containing protein: protein MKRLATWIILAAGLLALPVFALDVPPLKGHVNDYAALFSPKMAGFIEKDLAEFEKKETTQIVILTIPSLRGEVLEQYSLKVAEKWKIGRKKLDNGVILLISKEDRKLRIEVGYGLEGRLTDLVAGRIIDNSIKPFFKKGDYDNGLFNGVQAIKQAVWGEYPGMKQVPEKKPNILMNPHLIPVYAVGGFILFLLIMILIARKFPGSGSGSGYDSSSSDSYSSGGSDSYSGSSSSSSDSGGSGSGDYSGGGGSFGGGGASGDW, encoded by the coding sequence GTGAAACGATTGGCCACATGGATCATTCTCGCGGCCGGCCTCTTGGCCCTGCCGGTCTTTGCCCTTGACGTGCCTCCCCTGAAAGGGCATGTCAACGATTACGCGGCCCTGTTCTCGCCGAAGATGGCCGGTTTCATAGAAAAGGACCTTGCCGAATTCGAGAAGAAAGAGACAACCCAGATCGTCATCCTCACCATACCGTCCCTCCGGGGAGAGGTGCTGGAGCAGTATTCCCTCAAGGTCGCGGAGAAGTGGAAGATCGGCCGGAAGAAGCTGGATAACGGCGTTATCCTTCTCATCTCGAAGGAGGACCGGAAGCTCCGCATCGAGGTGGGCTACGGCCTCGAGGGAAGGCTCACTGACCTAGTGGCCGGAAGGATCATCGACAACAGCATCAAGCCCTTTTTTAAAAAAGGCGATTATGACAACGGGCTTTTCAACGGCGTTCAGGCCATTAAGCAGGCGGTCTGGGGCGAATACCCGGGCATGAAGCAGGTTCCCGAGAAAAAGCCGAACATATTAATGAATCCCCATTTGATCCCTGTCTATGCCGTGGGAGGGTTTATCCTGTTTCTGCTGATAATGATCCTTATCGCCAGGAAGTTTCCCGGATCAGGTTCCGGCAGCGGTTACGACAGTTCAAGCAGTGACAGTTACAGCTCCGGCGGTTCCGACAGCTACAGCGGTTCGAGCAGCTCGAGCAGCGACAGCGGCGGCTCCGGGAGCGGCGATTACAGCGGCGGCGGCGGGAGCTTCGGGGGAGGCGGCGCCTCCGGCGATTGGTAG
- a CDS encoding TPM domain-containing protein: MRKSIVRLLALACLVALPLGALGLDVPVLKARVNDYANMLSHATVSSLEEKLADFERKESTQIAVLTIPSLQGEVIEEFSMKVAEKWKIGQKKLDNGVILLIAKEDRKLRIEVGYGLEGKLTDLRAGRIIDRIITPSFKAGDYDKGVTDGVNAIMETVRGEYSAVDARAAEKEGSDPSSMITPMIFVLFFIGIIGKIKRILGGIAGAVIIPIVALVVYGLKLFILFLVPGGFLIGLIMPSVMTLMMMMGFGGGGRSGGGSGGGGFSGGGGSFGGGGASGGW; this comes from the coding sequence ATGAGAAAATCGATCGTCCGGCTCCTGGCCCTGGCGTGCCTGGTCGCCCTGCCCCTGGGGGCCCTCGGCCTCGACGTGCCGGTCCTGAAGGCCCGCGTCAACGATTACGCGAACATGCTCTCGCACGCGACGGTGTCGTCCCTGGAGGAAAAGCTCGCCGATTTCGAGCGGAAGGAATCGACCCAGATAGCGGTCCTCACCATTCCTTCGCTCCAGGGAGAGGTCATCGAGGAGTTTTCAATGAAGGTGGCCGAGAAGTGGAAGATCGGCCAGAAGAAGCTCGATAACGGCGTGATACTGCTCATAGCCAAGGAGGACCGGAAGCTCCGCATCGAGGTCGGCTACGGCCTCGAGGGGAAGCTCACCGACCTCCGGGCCGGGAGGATCATCGACAGGATCATAACCCCTTCCTTTAAAGCGGGCGATTACGATAAAGGCGTCACCGACGGCGTCAACGCCATCATGGAGACCGTCAGGGGCGAATACAGCGCGGTGGACGCCCGCGCCGCGGAAAAGGAGGGCTCCGATCCCTCCTCGATGATAACGCCCATGATTTTCGTCCTCTTCTTTATCGGGATCATCGGCAAGATCAAGCGCATACTGGGCGGGATAGCCGGCGCGGTGATCATACCGATCGTGGCCCTCGTCGTGTACGGCCTCAAGCTTTTCATCCTTTTCCTGGTCCCCGGCGGGTTCCTCATAGGGCTCATCATGCCCTCCGTCATGACGCTCATGATGATGATGGGATTCGGCGGAGGCGGAAGGTCCGGCGGGGGATCGGGGGGCGGCGGATTCAGCGGCGGCGGCGGCAGCTTCGGCGGCGGCGGCGCGTCGGGAGGCTGGTAG
- a CDS encoding LemA family protein, translating into MVALVAATGCGYNVMQQQEEEVFKAWGDLESNLQRRADLIPNLVQVVKGYAKHERETLTAVIEARAKATSVQLNAKDLGSAQAFQKYQQAQGEISSALGRLMVVVERYPDLKANENFRDLMHQLEGTENRINVARQRYNEAVKTFNYSIRSFPYSLTNAVLLHLDKKEYFKADEAAKKAPEVKFE; encoded by the coding sequence ATGGTGGCCCTTGTGGCGGCGACCGGCTGCGGCTACAACGTCATGCAGCAGCAGGAGGAAGAGGTGTTCAAGGCCTGGGGCGACCTGGAATCGAACCTCCAGCGGAGGGCGGACCTGATCCCGAACCTGGTGCAGGTCGTCAAGGGCTACGCCAAGCATGAGCGGGAGACCCTCACCGCGGTGATCGAGGCGCGGGCCAAGGCCACGTCGGTCCAGCTGAACGCCAAGGACCTGGGGAGCGCCCAGGCCTTCCAGAAGTACCAGCAGGCACAGGGCGAGATATCGTCGGCCCTGGGACGGCTCATGGTCGTGGTGGAGAGGTACCCGGACCTGAAGGCGAACGAGAACTTCCGCGACCTGATGCACCAGCTCGAAGGGACCGAGAACCGGATCAACGTCGCCCGCCAGCGCTACAACGAGGCGGTGAAGACCTTCAACTATTCGATCCGCAGCTTTCCCTACAGCCTTACCAACGCGGTGCTCCTGCACCTCGACAAGAAGGAGTATTTCAAGGCCGACGAGGCGGCGAAGAAGGCGCCGGAAGTGAAATTCGAATAA
- a CDS encoding class I SAM-dependent methyltransferase, with amino-acid sequence MGKLFTLLLVSILASPSAFAKSMVEDEKHGRKKDSAHYIRLFEAPDRAQWQKPDDVIRTLDLKKGQRIADIGAGSGYFTRRFARAVAPGGEAVGYDVDPGMVSHMKKYAAENRIKNFRASLISPDSPALDRASFDMIFICNTYHHMENRVAYLKKIKAALKTGGRVVIVDYRKGSKGGPPETFKLEDSRVVEEFAKAGYRLLKKHDFLPNQYILEFAL; translated from the coding sequence ATGGGAAAACTCTTCACGCTATTATTAGTATCCATCCTTGCCTCACCCTCCGCATTCGCCAAAAGCATGGTGGAGGATGAAAAACATGGCAGGAAAAAGGACTCCGCGCATTATATCCGGCTCTTCGAGGCGCCGGACCGTGCGCAGTGGCAGAAGCCGGACGACGTGATCAGGACCCTTGATCTGAAAAAAGGCCAGCGCATAGCGGATATCGGCGCCGGAAGCGGCTATTTCACGCGGCGCTTCGCCAGGGCCGTCGCCCCCGGCGGAGAGGCGGTCGGCTACGATGTCGATCCCGGCATGGTTTCCCACATGAAGAAATACGCGGCGGAAAACAGGATTAAAAACTTCCGCGCTTCCCTCATCAGCCCCGACAGCCCCGCCCTGGACAGGGCGTCCTTTGACATGATCTTCATCTGCAACACCTATCACCACATGGAAAACCGCGTCGCCTATCTGAAGAAAATCAAGGCCGCGCTGAAAACCGGCGGCCGCGTGGTGATCGTAGATTACCGGAAGGGATCGAAGGGCGGCCCCCCGGAGACCTTCAAGCTTGAAGACAGCCGGGTCGTCGAGGAGTTCGCGAAGGCGGGGTACAGGCTTCTGAAAAAGCACGATTTTCTGCCGAACCAGTATATCCTGGAATTTGCCCTGTAG
- a CDS encoding class I SAM-dependent methyltransferase, whose protein sequence is MEPYTDIAVVYDYLLRHVDYQEWYEYIRSIMTYNVEKPERVLELGCGTGRFGAKFSNDGYTVYGLDKSIDMLRVARTRAFLNFRILCGDMTDFYLAKKMDFIFSVHDSVNYLLEPADIESMFRCVRRIMHEGSVFMFDITTEHNIYENFDGKTSRFELRSGSVEWSNAYDADARLVCSTLRYRRGGTTSVEEHLQRIYTVEEMKRLVEGSGFSIIDIYGDYTVDPPGDSTVMVNFVTRKS, encoded by the coding sequence ATGGAACCCTACACAGACATAGCCGTCGTTTACGATTACCTCCTGCGCCACGTGGACTACCAGGAATGGTACGAATACATCAGGTCCATCATGACCTACAACGTCGAAAAGCCGGAGAGGGTCCTGGAGTTGGGATGCGGCACCGGGCGGTTCGGCGCGAAATTCTCCAACGACGGCTACACCGTCTACGGCCTCGACAAATCCATCGACATGCTCCGCGTCGCCAGGACCAGGGCCTTTTTGAACTTCCGCATCCTCTGCGGTGACATGACCGATTTTTACCTGGCAAAAAAAATGGACTTTATTTTTTCCGTCCATGACTCCGTGAACTATCTGCTGGAACCTGCCGATATAGAGAGCATGTTCCGCTGCGTGCGGCGGATCATGCACGAGGGAAGCGTGTTCATGTTCGATATCACCACCGAGCACAACATATACGAGAATTTCGACGGCAAGACCTCCCGGTTCGAGCTCCGGAGCGGCTCCGTGGAATGGAGCAACGCCTATGACGCCGACGCCCGCCTGGTCTGCTCGACCCTGCGCTACCGGAGGGGCGGCACGACCTCCGTGGAGGAGCACCTCCAGCGCATCTACACGGTAGAGGAGATGAAGCGCCTCGTGGAGGGATCCGGCTTCAGTATCATCGACATCTACGGCGATTATACCGTGGACCCCCCCGGGGACAGCACCGTCATGGTCAACTTCGTTACGAGGAAGTCGTGA
- a CDS encoding fibronectin type III domain-containing protein: MNTFVFLTTGTSILIFIFSAVGLFRIVRSIKTERPLKPGAGLGWLIPLLAISAVDIVTCVIIITLLPGAPAKIEATDGTYRDRIVVTWKSVPGARDYHVLRATTPDGTYTDVSGSISKTSFIDTSARPGKYYYSVVASNDVGDSMQGAPDGGHRAISDLEFFAIYSVTEKSGVAKLKKLGTLGEETEAGAVSGTVSYSAKFDGRAHVVNMYTNYSDFSADQGNHMVLNGAINTETSALGNGSTVGRVDVTGYYSGYVKYNLVIGRKQKAGGTYLVSQDGGKTETAVPWNYR, translated from the coding sequence ATGAACACCTTCGTATTTCTTACCACCGGTACCAGCATTCTTATTTTCATTTTCTCCGCAGTGGGGCTTTTCCGGATTGTCAGGTCCATCAAGACAGAGCGGCCCCTGAAGCCGGGCGCGGGTCTCGGATGGCTCATTCCGCTCCTGGCCATATCCGCCGTGGACATCGTCACCTGCGTCATTATCATTACCCTCCTTCCCGGCGCTCCGGCTAAAATCGAAGCGACCGACGGAACATACAGGGACAGGATAGTGGTGACATGGAAATCCGTGCCGGGCGCCAGGGACTACCATGTCCTACGGGCGACGACCCCGGACGGCACCTATACCGACGTATCGGGCAGCATATCGAAAACTTCTTTCATCGATACATCGGCCAGGCCGGGGAAATACTATTACAGCGTTGTGGCGTCCAACGATGTGGGGGACAGCATGCAGGGCGCGCCCGATGGCGGGCACCGGGCCATAAGCGATTTAGAGTTTTTTGCGATCTACAGCGTGACCGAGAAGAGCGGCGTCGCAAAGCTGAAAAAGCTCGGGACCCTCGGGGAGGAGACCGAGGCGGGCGCGGTCAGCGGCACCGTCAGTTACAGCGCCAAATTTGACGGCAGGGCCCATGTGGTCAACATGTATACCAATTATTCTGATTTCAGCGCGGACCAGGGGAATCACATGGTCCTGAACGGCGCCATAAATACTGAGACCAGCGCCCTCGGAAACGGCTCAACCGTGGGCAGGGTGGATGTGACCGGCTATTACAGCGGTTACGTGAAATACAACCTGGTGATCGGCAGGAAGCAGAAGGCGGGCGGCACGTACCTGGTCAGCCAGGACGGCGGGAAGACCGAGACCGCGGTCCCGTGGAATTACCGGTGA
- a CDS encoding YchF family ATPase: MKVGIMGLPQSGRRTLYALLTGDRAESINPDGKDAVVGIAPVLDPRFDELARRYRPKKETRARITVELIPALEENAIREGAVFRDIAGTDALCLVARDFKDDRVYHAKGSVNAMRDVDAIMSELLMHDLILIEKRLERIAEGKKRAKDEQGQKEEPLFLRMKEHLEKDLPLRTMELSAEDRKLLTGYSFITMKQMIIALNVGEGDIAGASLVDTVKEKYHGQEVAPVQISARLEAEIAALETAEERTAFMKDAGIAEPALALLTRALMASLGLISYFTVGEDEVRQWMVRRGAAAPEAAGVIHSDIQRGFIRAEVIKYGDLVSLGSEEAVKKAGKQYVMGKEYIVEDGDIMNFRFNV; encoded by the coding sequence GTGAAAGTTGGAATCATGGGCCTGCCCCAGTCGGGGAGGCGTACCTTATATGCCCTTCTGACCGGCGACAGGGCCGAATCGATAAACCCCGACGGCAAGGATGCCGTGGTGGGGATCGCGCCGGTGCTGGACCCGCGCTTCGACGAGCTGGCGCGCAGGTACCGCCCGAAGAAGGAGACCCGCGCCCGCATTACCGTGGAGCTCATCCCCGCCCTGGAGGAGAACGCCATCCGCGAGGGGGCGGTGTTCAGGGACATCGCCGGCACCGACGCCCTCTGCCTGGTGGCGCGCGACTTCAAGGACGACCGTGTGTACCATGCGAAAGGGAGCGTTAACGCCATGCGGGACGTCGACGCCATCATGTCTGAACTCCTCATGCACGATCTTATCCTGATCGAAAAGCGCCTGGAGCGGATCGCCGAGGGGAAGAAGCGCGCCAAGGACGAGCAGGGCCAGAAGGAGGAGCCCCTCTTCCTCAGGATGAAGGAGCACCTGGAGAAGGACCTTCCCCTCCGCACCATGGAGCTTTCCGCCGAGGACAGGAAACTCCTCACCGGCTATTCCTTCATCACCATGAAGCAGATGATCATCGCCCTGAACGTGGGGGAGGGCGACATTGCCGGCGCGTCACTCGTAGATACCGTAAAGGAAAAATACCATGGCCAGGAAGTGGCGCCGGTGCAGATATCGGCGCGCCTGGAGGCGGAGATCGCGGCCCTTGAAACGGCCGAGGAGCGCACCGCCTTCATGAAGGACGCCGGCATAGCGGAGCCTGCCCTGGCCCTCCTCACCCGGGCCCTGATGGCCTCGCTGGGGCTCATATCCTATTTCACCGTGGGAGAGGACGAGGTGCGCCAGTGGATGGTGCGCCGGGGCGCAGCCGCGCCCGAGGCGGCCGGCGTGATCCACAGCGACATCCAGCGCGGCTTCATCCGCGCCGAGGTGATCAAGTACGGAGACCTGGTTTCCCTCGGCTCCGAGGAAGCGGTGAAGAAGGCCGGCAAGCAGTACGTCATGGGCAAGGAGTATATCGTCGAGGACGGCGACATCATGAACTTCCGGTTCAACGTGTGA
- a CDS encoding FecR domain-containing protein, with translation MARTLMALIIIATTALSTQACKQFMPGKNTDGKVKFMVGDVTVNGKKATLGDTVRFDDVIETGDRSICHITIGEKNIIALWPGARFLYRVTTRGSNCELSRGGLGALLRNKNLTGDMNIKTPTVTASVRGTILCLTAESNEKIYTCVCNGRIRFKPEAGGGIFTKSAQDAGEKLVSANHHSGHYFTREQGAIKIEKAGLKHHTDEGVEKMAASIGEKVDWTKIE, from the coding sequence ATGGCACGGACATTGATGGCTCTCATCATTATCGCAACGACTGCCCTCTCGACACAGGCATGCAAGCAATTCATGCCCGGAAAAAACACCGATGGCAAAGTCAAGTTCATGGTTGGAGATGTCACGGTGAACGGGAAGAAAGCCACCCTGGGGGACACGGTCCGCTTCGACGACGTGATCGAAACCGGGGACAGATCCATCTGCCATATAACCATCGGCGAAAAAAACATCATTGCCCTGTGGCCCGGGGCCAGGTTCCTCTACCGTGTCACTACGCGCGGGAGCAATTGCGAACTGTCACGGGGCGGCCTGGGGGCCCTGCTCCGGAACAAAAATTTGACCGGCGACATGAACATAAAAACGCCGACCGTTACCGCTTCCGTGCGGGGTACGATTTTATGTCTGACCGCTGAGAGCAATGAAAAGATCTATACCTGCGTATGCAACGGCAGGATACGCTTCAAGCCCGAAGCGGGCGGCGGCATTTTCACGAAATCCGCCCAAGATGCCGGGGAGAAACTGGTATCAGCGAACCATCACTCGGGTCACTATTTCACAAGGGAACAGGGCGCCATCAAAATAGAAAAAGCCGGGCTCAAGCATCACACGGACGAAGGAGTGGAGAAAATGGCCGCCTCCATCGGAGAAAAGGTCGACTGGACGAAGATCGAGTAG
- a CDS encoding ribulose 1,5-bisphosphate carboxylase, with product MTKKEKEICVQIDEFAPKPIAIPEAVDMETHLIATYWTQLDKAWDMSVMGQVLAIEQTTGTWTPVPGETPEIRAKHVAKVIGVYEAPYYEYGVPADVTARQYIVQIAFPAANVEDQLPMMLTALVGNISLVPNFKLLDIRLPKATLDQFNGPRFGTDGWWKALGLQKGRPLLNNMVKPCSGYPLEVGAELFRQAALGGCDVIKDDELIANMRYNDAVERVKLYMKIEKEVFEETGEHTLYTVNVTDRLPRMFDLAKRCIDAGANAMMVNYLAVGPEAMRALADDPNINVPILAHMDVAGAYFMSPYQGISSPIIFGKIARLCGADSIVLPFSMGGKAMYMHERFMATTRNLIYPMGNLKPTMPMPSGGITPNNVQDIVNALGKDVMIGSGGGIHAHPMGPRAGARALRQAIDAAIKGVKVDEYAKDHEELGRALGTWGKKTDFKL from the coding sequence ATGACGAAGAAGGAAAAAGAAATTTGCGTACAGATAGATGAGTTTGCACCCAAGCCGATCGCAATACCTGAGGCTGTCGACATGGAAACCCATCTTATCGCCACCTACTGGACCCAGCTCGACAAGGCATGGGACATGTCGGTGATGGGGCAAGTGCTTGCCATCGAGCAGACCACCGGTACCTGGACCCCGGTGCCGGGCGAGACCCCGGAGATTCGGGCGAAACACGTCGCGAAGGTGATCGGCGTGTACGAGGCGCCTTATTATGAATATGGCGTGCCCGCCGACGTCACGGCCCGGCAGTACATCGTGCAGATCGCCTTCCCTGCGGCCAACGTGGAGGACCAGCTCCCCATGATGCTGACCGCGCTTGTCGGAAACATTTCGCTGGTGCCCAACTTCAAGCTCCTGGACATCAGGCTTCCAAAGGCCACCCTGGACCAGTTCAACGGGCCAAGGTTCGGGACCGATGGCTGGTGGAAGGCCCTGGGCCTGCAGAAGGGACGTCCCCTCCTCAATAACATGGTCAAGCCGTGCAGCGGGTATCCGCTTGAAGTGGGCGCCGAGCTCTTCAGGCAGGCGGCCCTGGGCGGCTGCGATGTCATCAAGGACGACGAGCTCATCGCCAACATGCGCTACAACGACGCGGTCGAGCGGGTCAAGCTGTACATGAAGATAGAAAAGGAAGTGTTCGAGGAGACCGGAGAGCACACCCTCTACACGGTCAACGTAACCGACCGTCTGCCGCGGATGTTCGACCTGGCCAAGCGCTGCATCGACGCGGGCGCGAACGCGATGATGGTCAACTACCTGGCCGTGGGACCGGAGGCGATGCGCGCCCTGGCCGACGATCCGAACATCAACGTGCCGATCCTGGCCCACATGGACGTGGCCGGCGCCTACTTCATGTCACCATACCAGGGGATATCCTCTCCGATAATTTTCGGAAAAATCGCGCGGCTTTGCGGCGCGGACTCGATCGTGCTTCCCTTCTCCATGGGCGGCAAGGCCATGTACATGCATGAGCGCTTCATGGCGACGACGAGAAACCTGATTTATCCGATGGGTAACTTGAAGCCCACCATGCCGATGCCGTCCGGCGGCATCACGCCGAACAACGTGCAGGACATCGTGAACGCCCTTGGCAAGGATGTCATGATCGGGTCCGGCGGCGGCATCCATGCCCACCCGATGGGTCCGCGGGCCGGCGCCCGGGCTCTCCGCCAGGCGATCGACGCCGCCATAAAGGGCGTAAAGGTGGACGAGTATGCCAAGGATCACGAGGAACTGGGCCGAGCTCTCGGCACATGGGGCAAGAAGACGGATTTCAAACTGTAA